ACAGCCGAGGACGCCGGCGAGGCCATCGCCGACGCCGTCGAATCACCCGCGATCGGGACGGCGCTGCCCTACGACGGGGTTTCGCTGCCGGATTCCATCGACACCGACCCGTCCCCGTCGGCGCTGGAATCGGCGGCCACGGGCGTCACGCCGGCGACGATGGGGATCGCCGACTATGGGACAGTCGCGATTCCCTCGGGCACGGCTGGCGAGGAACTGGTCAGCCTCTACACGCCCCGCCACGTCGCCGTGGTCGCGGCCAGCGACGTGGTTGCCGACATGCCGACGGCCTACGAGCGACTCGGCGAGGACTTCGCCGCCCGAGCGGATACGCAGATCCTGGCGACGGGTCCGAGCGCGACGGCCGACATGGGGACGCTCGTGCAGGGTGTGCACGGCCCCTCCGAGACGCACGTCGTCGTGCTGGAGGACCGATGAGCTCTCGCCGCGACACCGCCGACCGCCTGCGGGAACTGATGGAGACCGAGGGCGACGCCGTCGCACAGAACACCCGAACGGTGAATCAGCTCTCGGACTACGCCATCCAGCGGTTCGACGACTACGAGGACCTGCGCGACGCGGCCCGTGGGATCAAGGAGTCGGCCATCGAGAACCTGCCCGAACTCCTCGATCAGGTCACCGAGGCCGTCGAGGAAAACGGCGGGCAGGTCCACGTCGCCCAGACGGCCGCGGACGCGAACCGGATCGTCGAGGGGATCATGGCCGACCGGGAGGCAGAGAAACTGGTCAAGAGCAAGTCGATGACGACCGAGGAGATCGACGTGAACGACCACCTCGAATCGGCGGGCTACGAGGTGGTCGAGACCGACCTCGGCGAGTACGTCATCCAGATCGCGGACGAAGCACCGTCCCACCTGATCGGGCCGGCGATGCACCGCTCGCCCGAGGACATCGCCGAGCTGTTCAACAGCGAGTTCGACCTCGAGGCGGACCTCACCGGCGACCCCAACGAACTCACCGAGTTCGCCCGCGAACGGGTGGGCGAGCACATCCGCGAGGCCGACGTGGGCATGACGGGCGCGAACTTCGTCGTCGCTGAGTCGGGGACGCTGATGCTCGTCACGAACGAGGGCAACGCCCGGAAGACGGCGGTGACGCCGGACACCCACGTCGCCGTCGCGGGAATCGAGAAGCTCGTCCCCAGCCTCGCGGACCTCCAGCCGTTCACCGAGCTGATCGCCAAGACCGGCACAGGACAGGACATCACCTCGTACGTCTCCCTGCTCTCGCCGCCCGTCGACTCCCCGATCCCGGACTTCGAGGCCGACGAGATGCGGCCGGCCGACGAGCGGGAGTTCCACCTCGTCCTGCTGGACAACGGCCGGATGGGGATGCGCGAGGACGACGACCTCCGGGAGACGCTGTACTGCATCCGGTGTGGGGCCTGCTCGAACGCCTGCTCGAACTTCCAGGCGGTCGGCGGCCACGGCTTCGGCGGGGAGACCTACACCGGCGGCATCGGCACCGGCTGGGAGGCCGGGGTCCACGGCCTCCAGAGTGCAGACGAGATGAACGACCTCTGTACCGGCTGTTCGCGCTGTGAACCGAAGTGTCCGGTCGAGATCGACATCCCGTGGATCAACACGGTCGTCCGCGATCGGATCAACCGCGAGGCCGAGGGAGACGAGTTCGACTTCCTCGTCGAGGGGCTGACACCCGACGAGGAACCCGCCGGGCTGGACCTCCAGAAGCGACTGTTCGGCAATATCGGGACGCTGGCGAAAACCGGTTCGCTCGCGCCCGGCCTGGTCAACACCGTCGCCGGGAGCCGTCCGGGGAAGTGGGTGCTGGAGCAGGCCTTCGGCGTCGACCCGCGCCGCGACCTCCCCGAGTTTGCCGAGGAGACGCTTCGGGAGTGGTACGGGGCCCGAGGCGCGCAGGTGACCGACCCCGACCGGGACGTGGTGCTGTACCCCGACGTGTACACGGACTACTTCGACCCCGAACGCGGAAAGGCCGCGATCCGGACGCTGGAATCCCTCGGCGTCCGGGTTCACGTCCCCGCCGTCCCGGAGAGCGGGCGGGCCCCACTGTCTCAGGGGATGATCGAGACGGCCCGCGAGCGGGCCGAGTCGGTCCACGGCGCGCTGGTGACCCACGTCGACGACGGGCGGGACGTGGTGGTGATAGAGCCCAGCGACCTGGCGATGTTCCGCCGGGACTACGGGAAACTCCTGCCCGAGCGCTCTGCTGAACGACTGTCCGAGAACAGCTACGACGTGATGGAGTACGTCTACGGCTTGCTGGACAACGGAGCCGACGCGGAGGGGCTAGACGCGCCGGGCGACGACGGCGACGCCGACATCGCCTACCACAGCCACTGCCAGCAGCGGACGATGGGCGTCGACGAGTACACGGAGTCCGTCCTGTCGGATCTGGGGTATAGCGTCCGCACCTCCGACGTGGAGTGTTGCGGGATGGCGGGGAGTTTCGGCTACAAGAGCGAGTACTACGAGGTCAGCATGGACGTGGGCGACCACCTCCGGGACGACCTCGGCGAGGTCGAGGGGGCGACGCTGACCGCCAGCGGCACCTCCTGTCAGGAGCAACTCGACGTGCTCTACGAGCGCGAGGTGCCCCATCCGATCGAACTGATCGCACCACGGTAGCCCGCGTCGCACGCGACCGCTCGAAGAACAAGGCCTTTGAGGGTGGGTTCGTGAGACAGTTGCAGTGCCTCCCGACGCCGACGACCGGGTCTACTACGTGATCAGCGACCTCCACATCGGGGGTGACGAGCAACTGGGCGAGGTCGACTTTCTGGCGGAACTACTGGACTTTCTCGAACGCCTGGAGCGAACCGACGAGGACGCCGAACTCGTGATCAACGGCGACGCCTTCGGCCTCTGGGAGATGACGACGGTCGAGGGGACGGCGAAGTTCGACCTGCTGGTCGAGACGTACCCGCGGCTGTTCGAACAGTTGCGCGTGACCGGCGAAAATATCGCGATTACGCTGGTGCCGGGCAACCACGACCACGAACTCGCCGCCTACGACGAGTACGTCGAGCGATTCGCCGAGTACAACGTCGACCTCGTCCAGGACCAGTCCGTCACGCGACGGGTCGGCGACAGCGTCGTGTACTTCGAACACGGGCACCAGCGGGACCCGAACAACCGGATCGACGACTGGGGGAATCCACACGCCTCGCCGCTGGGGTACTACTACAACACGCTCGTGACGAGTCGGGCGGGCCAGCTCTCGGACCGCGGGCGGTACAACTGGCTGAAGGACGTGCAGGCGGTCACGCCGACCGAACGGATGCCGGTGTGGCTGCTCTCGAAGTACTTCTACCTGGAGATGAACCCGCTCCTGCGGTACGCGCTGGTCCCCTTCCTGCTCCTGTTCAACATCAGCGCCGTCCTCGCAGTGCTGGCGGGCCTGTCGGTGGCCGGGATCTGGTCGGCCCCGATCGAATGGGGAACCACGTTCCTCGGCCAGTTCGGCAGGGCTGGGACCGCTCTCTGGTTCCTGCTCGCGGTCAACGTGACCATCGCCGGCCTGCTCCTGCTCGTGGGTGTCCCGCTGTACTTCCTTCGACGGGACGTACGCAAGACCATCGAACGATTCGGGGTCTTCGAGACCTCGATCACGGTCGACGCCGAAGGCCCGTACGAGGAAGCCGCCCGCGAGATCTTCGATGCGAACCCCGAGACCGCCGTCTTCTGCTACGGTCACACCCACCGTCCCGGAATCAAGGAGGTGGACGGCGGTGTGCTGGCCAACAGCGGCACGTGGCTCAAGCGCCTCCACCGCCGTGACGGTATCATCGGCGTCCTTCCACCAGTTTTCTACCCGTCCTACCAGCTCTGTGCGATCCGGATCGCCGCCGAATCGGACGCCGTCGCCGTCGAGTACGAGGAGATCCAGAAGGCAAGTCCGAGTCCCGAGGAACTCACGCTGACCGAACGGTTGCTCACTGTGGGTCGGAAACCGGACACCGACCTCCCGGATCGGACGGTCGTCCCGAACAAAGGGACGGACGGGACCGAAGCGACCCCGGAAGCGGCCGAGTAGGGGAGGGCTGGGCTACGTCACTCCGAGGAGGACGAGTATCCAGACGAATCCTGCGACGCCAGCAGACCCTGGGATCACAGTGAACAGCCTGACCGGCGTAGCCAACAGGTACCCCAGCGGCTGGAGCGGGCCCGGGAGGTCACCGGCCGTCGCTAGCAGTGTCTCGGTGTCACCGATGCTCGGGAACGCGGTCAACGCGAAACACGCGCCGAGCCAGTAACACGGTATCGCAACGAGCGGTGTTCCGGCAGCGGACGCGAGCGCGAACGCGGCGAGCGCGAGGCCCGTGTTGACCGGGAGGGGTGCGACAGCGATCAGCAGATCGACCGGGAACGACGTGACGGGCTCGTGGTCGAGATACGCGTCGGCGGCGAAGGGGTTCAGGATGGACGACCCGACGACCCCGACGCCAGTCAGCCGGCAGGCGAGCAGGTGGGCGGCCTCGTGGCTGACGATACCGGGTGCGACCAGTGCCGTCTCCACGGCGTAGTAGAGATCCGTGATCGAGGGCGACCTGTCGTCTGTCACGGGGGTAGGTCTACTGCGGGCCGAAGCGTCGTATGTCCATCGGTCACGCCGCGAGCGGCGGGTTCTGGCATCGCCTCGGCTGACGCTCGTCAGACACCTGCCAAAAGTTAAGAGGGAGGCTGTGCTGGGGTTTCGTATGGACGGACCAACGCAGGAAATTACCGCACTGGTGGGGCGAGAAGTGTATTCGAGCAACGGTGTCTTCGTCGGTGAAGTCGAGGACGTGCGGCTCGATCTCGACGACGTGCAGGTCACGGGGCTGGCCCTCCACGAGATCAATCACGACCTCTTCGGCGAGCGCGCCCGCGGCAACCGCGGCGTCATCCTCCCCTACGACTGGGTGCAGGCAGTCGGGGACGTGGTGCTCGTCAGCGACATCATCGAACGGCTCCGGACGCCCGAAGAAGAGCAGGAAGAAGAGATCACGGCCTGAGTTGCAGTCTCTCTCCCTTTAGCTCCCGTTACTACCGCCTTCGCTCCCGTCGACGCCCATCGCCTGGAAGAGTTTTTGCTTGACGGCCTGTTCGGTGAGTTCCAGCAGGGTGTCGCGGTTGTCCTCGTTGGTCTCGATCCCGGTGAAGATGCCCAGCGGAATCTCTGCGCTGGCGTCCGTCGAGTGGCCGGCGGTCTCGCCGATGTCCTCGAAAGCGTCCTCTAGCACTGCGCCGATGTCCATCCGGATGTCCTTCGAGCGAGCGGCCAGATAGATCGTGTCGTCGGCCAGCGCGAACACGGCGGTCGTGGTGATGCCCTCCAGATTCAGGAGGTGCTGGGCGGCCTGTGAGAGCGCGTCGCGGTCGCGGATGAACCCGGCGTTGGAGATGAGATGCGAGCCCTTGACCTCGCGGTTGCGGATGGCCTCGGCGAGCACGTCCAGCGTCTCGGGTGACATCGAGGGGGATTCGACCTGTTCGAGCGTGTCGTGGTCGGCGAACGGATAGAGGTAGGCCGCGGCAGTCAGATCGGCGGGCGTGGTGTCGCGTTTGAAATCGAGCGTCTCGGCGCGGATGCCGTAGAGGAGGGCGGTCGCGACGTTCCCGTCGAGGCTCAGGTCGAGTTCCTGGATGTACTTGGTGAGGATGGTCGAGGTGGCGGAGACGTTGGGGCGGACGTCGACGAAGTCGGCGTCGTGGTCGTGTTCGGGCTCGAAGTGGTCGATGACCACGTCGACCTCGTGATCGACCTCTGGCTCGCCGCCCTTGGCGTGGTCGACGACGGCGAAGGTGTCGTAGTCGTCGAGATCCACGTCTGTCCGCTGCTGGAGTTCGATCCCGAGCAGGTTGACGAACGCGCGGTTCTCCTGATGGCCGATCTCGCCCTGATAGATGATGTCGGCTTCGACGTCGAGGCTGTCGGCGATCAACTGGAGCGCGGCGGCGCTGGCGATGGAGTCGGGGTCGGGACTCCGGTGGATGAGGATGGCCATGCGCTCGTCGGTGGCTTCGATGACGTCGGCGAGCTGAGTGGCCTTGTACTCCAGTTCGCCGGTCTCCAGCGCGCGGAGCGCGGAGTCGGCGATGACGGCGGAGGGGTTGATGACCACGTCGGCACCGGCTTCGGTGAGTTCGTCCGCGGAGACGGGGTCGGACGCACGGGCGACGATGAACTGTTCGCCGTCGCGTTCGCGGACGTTCTCGACGGCGGCCATGTTGGCCTCGACGTCAGAGGAGAGGATCAGAAGGACGTCCCGGTCGTCGATGGTCTCGGCGGTCGACGCTTCGCGGATGTCGGCGGTGCGTGCGTCGAGGTCCTGGTCGCGGAGTGCCTCGACGCGGCCTTCGTCTTTGTCGAGGATGAGGACGTCTTTGCCTTCCGTCTCCAGTTCTTCGGCGACCGCGTGCCCCACACTCCCACAGCCAAGAATCGCATACGTAGACATCGAGGCCATCGTAATGGCGCTGCTCATGGTACAGGCGCTCGGACCGGGAGCTACTTATAACACACCTTCCCGTCACGTCGTCGAACTGGTTGGATCGCAGACCGCCCGACCACGGAAAGGAAACGTATTTCAATACCACCCCGTAAGATTCAGTCGCCGCGAGGGCCGATAGCTCAGTCCGGCAGAGCGACGGCCTCTTAAGCCGTCGGTCAAGGGTTCAAATCCCTTTCGGCCCGTTATTCTTGGCGTCGCTCACTCCGAGCGACGCCGAATCACGTGAGAAAGGATTTGAAGTAGGCCACGAGGGAGCGAAGCGACCGAAGTGGACGTGGTTCAAATCCCTTTCGGCCCGTCCACCTTTTTTCACGGGGGCATCGCCCCGAGCCGGAGGCTCGCGGCTCAACCCCCGCCAAAAAACGTGGGCGAAAAAAGCGGGACTCGCGCTCCACGCGAGTCCCGTGAACCGCGCTCGCGTAGCTCGCGCGGATGCTTGACAGTGGACGTGGTTCAAATCCCGTTCAGCCCGTCTACCTCGTTCGGTACGGTCGCCGGCACGAACCCCTATCAGAGAGCCGGCCATACCGTGAGCCATGACACGCAGACGGGATCTGCTCCGGGTGGGTGCGGCCGCGGTTGGTGGGGCACTGGCGGGGTGTTCGTTCTTGGAGAGCAACACGCAGCCGTCGGAGTCGGTCGGGACCGAGCAGGTAGCGGCCGGATTTACCGCGCCACTGGGGATGGAGACGGTCGGAGACGGTCGCTTTCTGATCGCCGACCAGACAGGACAGGTGTATCCGGTGGATTCGGACGGGCGGCGCGAAGAGCCAGTACTGGACCTCACAGATCGAATGGTCGAGCTGAATCCCGGCTACGACGAGCGTGGACTGTTGGGGATTGCGACGGGACCGAACTTCGCTGAGCGGCGGCGACTGTTCGTCCGGTACAGTGCCCCGCTCCGGTCGGAGATGCCCGACGGATACAGTCACACGTTCGTCCTGTCGTCGTTCGCGGTGGACGAGAACCTGCGGGCGGATCCGTCGAGCGAGCGAATCGTGCTGGAGATTCCCGAGCCACAGGCGAACCACAACGCCGGATCGGTCACCTTCGGGCCGGACGGATTCCTCTACGTCGGGGTCGGTGACGGCGGTGGCGGCAACGACGTGGGACAGGGCCACGTCTCGGACTGGTACGACCGTAACGACGGCGGCAACGGGCAAGACATGACCGAGAACCTCCTGGGGAGTATCCTCCGGATCGACGTGCGCGAGGGTGCGGGCGGGAACGGGCGGGCGTACGGGATCCCCGACGACAACCCACTGGTCGGGCGAGACGGCCTTGCCGAACAGTACGCCTGGGGCTTTCGCAACCCCTGGCGGTTCTCCTTCACCGACGGACGGTTCTTCGTCGCGGACGTGGGGCAGAATCGGTTCGAGGAGGTCAACGTCGTCGAGCGGGGCGGCAACTACGGGTGGAACGTCCGGGAAGGGGCCCACTGTTTCAGCACGGACGATCCGGGGTCGCCGCCGGCGAACTGTCCCACCGAGACCGACGACGGAGAACCGCTGGAAGATCCGATACTCGAATATTCCCACGAAGGTAACGGTGTCAGTGGGATCTCTGTCATCGGTGGTTACTACTACACTGGCGGCATCGGACCACTCTCCGAGCGGTACGTATTCGGCGATTATCAGGCGGAGGGGACGATCTTCACCGCCAGTGAACCCGACGACGGTGGGCTCTGGAACCTGTCGCGAGTAGAACTGGTGACCGGGAGCGGCGAGGGTCCCGGGCAGTATCTGCTGGCGTTCGGTCGCGATACCGACGGCGAGCTGTACGTGCTGACGACCGACAGCGGCGGGCCACAGGGGAGTTCCGGCGCCGTCCATCGGCTCGTGGCGGTCTGATTCGACTCGCCAGCGAAGAATACTTGTGGTGCCCTCGTCACGTTCCGACGATGTCAGACTTCGGTAGTTACACCTGTGGGAACTGCGGCGAGGAGTTCAGCGCACACCCGAGCTCGAACGCGGCAGCCAACACCTACTGCAGTCCCGCGTGCGAGACCATCGGCAAAGGACTCTGACCGTCGGTTTCTGGCCGGGAAGGCCGGCTACTCTTCGGGGCTGTAGTTCGGCGCTTCGTCGGTGATGACCACGTCGTGGGGGTGACTCTCCTGCTGGCCGGCCGAGGAGACGCGAACGAACTCCGCGCGCTCTTTGAACTCCGGGATGGTCTCGGCGCCGACGTAGCCCATCCCGCTTTGCATGCCGCCGACGAGCTGGTGAAGTTCGTCTTCGAGGGGGCCCTGATACGGCGTGGCGGCCTCGACGCCCTCGGGGACGAACTCCTCGTCTTCGTCTTCCTCCTTGAGGTAGCGTTCGCCCCCGCCGGACTGCATCGCGCCGACGCTTCCCATGCCGCGGTACTGCTTGTACTTCTTGCCGTTCATCGTGATGACTCGGCCCGGTGCCTCGTCGGTGCCGGCGAAGTAGGAGCCGAGCATCACGGCGTCCGCGCCGGCCGCGATTGCCTTGATCGCGTCCCCGGAGTAGCGGATGCCGCCGTCGGCGATGACGGGCACGTCCTGCTGGCTGGCCACGTCGGCGACCTGCGCGACGGCGGTGATCTGGGGCATCCCGGACCCGGTGACGACGCGGGTAGTACAGATCGACCCGGGGCCGATGCCCACCTTGACGCCGTCGGCGAAGTCGACGACGGCTTCGGCGGCCTCGCGGGTGCCGATGTTGCCGACGACCACGTCGGCCTCGACGCGGTCTTTGATGTCGCGGGCGCTCTCGATGACGTTGCGGTTGTGGGCGTGAGCGCAGTCGATGAAGAGCACGTCGGCACCGGCGGCGTCGGCGGCAGTCGCGCGTTCGGTGTCGTGGGGACCGACGGCGACGCCGGCGCGGAGTTTGCCGTTCTCGTCGCGGGCGGCGTCGTCGTACTGGCGGCGCTGGAGGATGCCCTGCATCGTCACCAGTCCGACGAGCCGGTCCGCATCGTCGACGATGGGGACGCGCTCGATCTTGTGGTCGTACATCAGTTCGAGCGCTTCGCGGGCGGTCACGTCCTCGGGGGCCGTGATGACCTCGTCGGTCATAGCCTCGCCCACCTCGTCGCGCTCGCCGACCTCCAGGTACGGCCGGATGTCGGTGCCGGAGATGATCCCCAGCACTTCGTCGTCCTCGTCGACGACCGGGGCGCCGGAGACGCCCGCCCGCTCCATCATCTCGTCGACATCCTGGACCGTCTGGTCCGGGTTGGCCGTAACCACGTCGCGGATGATCAGTTCGTCGGCGCGTTTGATGCGCTCGACTTCGGTGACCATCTCGTCGACGGTCATGTTCTGGTGGAGGACCCCCAGTCCGCCCTGCCGGGCCATTGCGATAGCCATGTCGCTCTCGGTGACGGTGTCCATCGCGGCCGAGAGAACTGGCACGGTGAGCTCGACGTTTTTCGACACCCGCGTCGCCGTGTCCGCCTCGTCCGGTTCGACGCGACTCTCCTTCGGTCGCAGGAGTACGTCGTCGAACGTCAGCGCCTCCGGAACCCGGAGTTTCTCCGAGAAGAACTCGTTGTCGTTCGCCATGTAAAGCGTGACACCGGCCCGGGGAAAAACGTTGCGAGACGGCTCGCCCCAGGATGTAGTTCACACCACACCTGAACAGTTCCCACCACGTTTTCACTGGCCGGAAGTGTGTGAAGGCATTGCAAATTGCCAGTTCGTGCAACGTTCAATCAGAGTTATGCGAGAATAGTGGACGATTCCTGTGGCGTGGGATCGGATACCACACAACGTTTATGGCTCCGTCAACACTTGTTACGGGTATGGACTCCGCCAGTCGATCGAACGTGCGTGTCGCGAGCGAGCCGTCCGCAGTTGCGGGTGGCGACTTTACATTTTGCGACGGTCGCACATTCAATACGGCGGAGAATACGGCCAAAGCGGGCGGCGACGGCGAACCTCGCCGACGCGCCCCGGTATATCGTGTACACCACCCGATGGCCACGGGAGAGGGCCGTTCGCACTGAATGAGCCAGTCTCAGCACCCGGTCGCACTCCGTATCGAGCAGCGCGTGGGTGGTGCGACGCGCCTGCTCGCGACCGTCATGTGTCTGCCCCTGCTGGACGGCATCTTCCCCGCGCTCGTCCTCGCGGGTGCGCTGTCCGACCCGACCGGCATCCTCGAGGTCGGGCTGCTGATCTTCGGCGGGAGCGCGACCGTCGCGGTCATCCTCGCGGACATGGACGGCTCCCCCAGAGAGCAGGCGAAATCCATCCTGCTCGTCGGGAGCGTCGTGGTCGTCGGTGCCGTGGTCGAGGCGGCGCTGGCCCCGACCATCGCCGGGTTCCTCGACCTCGCGGTGTTCGAGCGGTTCGCCGGCCTCGTCATCCTCGCCGTGGCGGCCCAGACCGCCAGCGCCCGGATCGGTGACTACCTGCCCCGCCCGGCGATCATCATCGCACTCGGGCTGGTGGCCAGCGTAGATCCCTCGGGTGCGGGGCTGGTCGTCCAGCTCGACCCCGACCTGATGCTGCGAGCGGCCGCCGCGGCGCTCGTCGCCGTCGTCTTCGCGCTCCACCTGGCCCTCTTCGGCCCGTGGCTGCGGGGCATCGTCGACATCGACCGGTTCCGGTTCGGGAGCGCCGTTGCCCTCGGTGTCCTCCCGCTGGGTCTGTTCGGTCTGGTGCCCGGCGACGCGCCGCTGGCACTCGCGGTACTTGGGATGACCTTCCTGTTCGCGTTCGATCCCCAGGACGCGGTGGCGGACCTCCGGTCGGACGACGAGGGCGAAGACGATGACGACGACTACGAGCCCGTCGGCCCGGCGAGCGCCGACACCGTCGCGGAGGAAGACCACGCGCCCTGGTTGTGAGCGTTCCCGGGAAGGGAAAGCTTAGGGACGTGACCCCGCGAGTGTGGGTATGGCCGACAACCGCGTCGTTCAGGGCCGGATGGTCACGCCCGGCAAACTGGCAGAGCTCATCGAAGGGGAGAGCGTGATGGACGCAGAAGCGATCGAGGACGCCGACCGGGACTGCCCCGAATGCGGCGGTAACGTCCTCCGAAGTGGGCTACATGCCCTCCGTCACCGAGTTCGTCACCGGCCAGAAGTGCCAGGACTGTGACTGGTCCGACACGGACCGGGACTGATCGAATCGAAATCCCTTTAGGGAGACTCATCCAAGCAGGTGATGCGGGGTCGTGGCCAAGTCCGGCATGGCGACTGACTCCAGAGGCACCGCGCCCGGTGACGAAACTCCAGACTGATATACTGAGCGGACGGCTGATCACCGCCCGCGCTGATGACCCTCTGGAGTTCCGAGGCGCGACCGGAGATATCAGTCGATCGGGAGTTCAAATCTCTCCGACCCCACTTCCTGACGAACCGATATCCGGGAGCTCCGCGTTCACTCCTCGTACTCGTACTGATTCAGCGTCGTAAACATAACGTCCTCCAGTACCTCCTCGCTCGTCGCTTCTAACACGACGGGCGGGGCGACGCCCTCGTCCTCGGCTTCGAGCCAGCGACCGACGCAGAGACACCAGCGGTCGCCGGGTTCCAGTCCGGGGAAGTTCAGTTCCGGACGGGGCGTCACGAGGTCGTTCCCGCGGGGACGCGCTGAACTCGAGAAACTCCTCGGTGACGACGGCACAGATCTCGTGCCGGCCGGCGTCGGCGGGGTGGGGGCGACAGCAGCCGTCCCGCTCGAAACCGGTCGCCGGGTCGTCGGCTGCAGGTCTCTAGCTCCATCCCGAGGACGTTCTGCTCGTCGGTCATACCACCGATTGTGGCGGACGGCGGAAAGAGGTGTCCACCGACAACGGAAAGCGGGTCGTCAGTAGCCGTTCTCCTGAGCGTCCACGACCGCCACCGCCGCCAGATTGACAATATCATTGACCTCGTCGCCGCGCTGGAGGACGTGGACGGGCTTGTCCATACCGACGAGCATCGGACCGATAGCTTCGGCTCCACCCAGACGCTGGAGGAGTTTGTAGCCGATGTTGCCAGCTTCCAGATTGGGGAAGACGAGGACGTTCGCGGGGCCGTCGAGGTCGGAGAACTCGTAGTCCTCGGTCAGCAGGTCCTCGACGACGGCGGTGTCGGCCTGCATCTCGCCGTCGACGGGAAAATCAACGTCGGGGTCGGCCCGGAGCCGCTGGGCGGCCTCGCGGGGCTTGCGCGTCCCTTCGTTGTCGACCGAGCCGAAGTCCGAGTAGGAGAGCAGGGCGGCGCGGGGGTCCACGTCGAACCGGCGGGCGAGGTCGGCGGTGTGGCGCGTGACCTCTTCGAGCACGTCGGCGTCGGGGTTCTGGTTGACGGTGGCGTCGGCGACGAAGACGACGCGGTTCTTGAACGTGAGCATGTAGACCGCCGGCGGCGTAGTCGGCGTCGTCGGCGGTACCCACGACCTGCAGCGGTGGCTTGAGCGCCGAGGGATAGTTGTGGGTGAGGCCGGTCAACATCACGTCGGCGTCGCCCATCTCGACCATGACGCTGGCGAGGTAGTTGTCGTCCTCGACGAGGTCGGCGGCCTCGGTCCGCGTAATCCCGTTTGCGCTTCCGGAGTTCGTACAACGCTCGGCGTAGGGATCGAGCTGGTCTTCCTCCGGGTCGACGACGACGGGATCGAAGTCCAGTCCGAGGTCGTCGATGGACCGCCAGATCACTTCGCGGTCGGCCGACGAGGATGGGTTCGGCGATCCCTTCGGCGGCGAGCTGATGGCCAGCGCGAACGATCTTCTCGTCGTCGCCCTCCGCGAGAACGACCCGTTTCGGTGCGTTCGTCGCGCGGTTGAGGACGACCCGCATCATCTCCCTCGACTTGCCGAGGCGGGCCTCGAGCCG
This Halorientalis sp. IM1011 DNA region includes the following protein-coding sequences:
- the guaB gene encoding IMP dehydrogenase, with product MANDNEFFSEKLRVPEALTFDDVLLRPKESRVEPDEADTATRVSKNVELTVPVLSAAMDTVTESDMAIAMARQGGLGVLHQNMTVDEMVTEVERIKRADELIIRDVVTANPDQTVQDVDEMMERAGVSGAPVVDEDDEVLGIISGTDIRPYLEVGERDEVGEAMTDEVITAPEDVTAREALELMYDHKIERVPIVDDADRLVGLVTMQGILQRRQYDDAARDENGKLRAGVAVGPHDTERATAADAAGADVLFIDCAHAHNRNVIESARDIKDRVEADVVVGNIGTREAAEAVVDFADGVKVGIGPGSICTTRVVTGSGMPQITAVAQVADVASQQDVPVIADGGIRYSGDAIKAIAAGADAVMLGSYFAGTDEAPGRVITMNGKKYKQYRGMGSVGAMQSGGGERYLKEEDEDEEFVPEGVEAATPYQGPLEDELHQLVGGMQSGMGYVGAETIPEFKERAEFVRVSSAGQQESHPHDVVITDEAPNYSPEE
- a CDS encoding DUF5794 domain-containing protein, whose protein sequence is MSQSQHPVALRIEQRVGGATRLLATVMCLPLLDGIFPALVLAGALSDPTGILEVGLLIFGGSATVAVILADMDGSPREQAKSILLVGSVVVVGAVVEAALAPTIAGFLDLAVFERFAGLVILAVAAQTASARIGDYLPRPAIIIALGLVASVDPSGAGLVVQLDPDLMLRAAAAALVAVVFALHLALFGPWLRGIVDIDRFRFGSAVALGVLPLGLFGLVPGDAPLALAVLGMTFLFAFDPQDAVADLRSDDEGEDDDDDYEPVGPASADTVAEEDHAPWL